The following are encoded together in the Oligoflexus sp. genome:
- a CDS encoding Vps62-related protein: MTVIKGKTRRFWPGWVLMVSLLLLQNFGKPLHADVWTPFTSEEEGDASPALCASGFVSGLRCTGRYCDNLALKCSSDAMVGERSWTGYVSDEGGEALCPSGQWVDGVRCSGRYCDNVSVRCAAAPQLNPDRCYWAPSLSEEDGGTMDFGSGTYLKGVRCRGRYCDEVEPYICQTARPACTDEACRAEQAQRFAPLLRFDQVQGATDKCLPGDAGDYYELRKSGSKERVCNTDTSSVENGRVPIYYAYQDCSLDTTVIMYWFFYGYQDTCTGSLGSHDADWERVAVKIRNNRVERVQFYQHGGHYTRTPGELEFVDGTHPVAYVGKNSHGSYHDSGGSGSCLYFEDYRNPGSRDLRMQTWKNLVELKNTPESPEWMRTQSDVYFDGIPGPLARGINLCALPGCDGKDFQIGSALCFGQCGCSKSSIGDSPF, encoded by the coding sequence ATGACAGTGATCAAGGGTAAGACCCGCCGTTTTTGGCCAGGCTGGGTCCTTATGGTAAGTTTGCTGCTCCTGCAAAACTTCGGTAAGCCACTCCACGCGGATGTTTGGACCCCGTTCACTTCGGAAGAAGAGGGCGATGCCTCGCCGGCCCTTTGCGCCTCGGGCTTTGTCTCGGGTCTTCGCTGCACAGGACGGTACTGCGATAATCTTGCTTTAAAATGCAGCAGCGATGCGATGGTCGGCGAACGCAGCTGGACGGGTTACGTTTCGGACGAAGGCGGCGAGGCACTATGCCCAAGCGGCCAATGGGTGGATGGCGTGCGATGCAGCGGACGTTACTGCGATAACGTTTCCGTTCGCTGTGCTGCGGCCCCCCAGTTGAATCCTGATCGTTGCTACTGGGCCCCCTCCCTGTCGGAAGAGGATGGCGGCACCATGGATTTTGGCAGCGGGACCTATTTGAAAGGCGTGCGCTGCCGGGGCCGTTACTGTGATGAGGTGGAACCTTACATTTGCCAGACGGCACGACCAGCATGCACAGATGAAGCCTGTCGCGCGGAGCAGGCCCAGCGATTTGCGCCACTCCTGCGTTTTGATCAGGTTCAAGGCGCGACGGATAAATGTCTGCCGGGTGATGCTGGAGATTACTATGAGCTGCGCAAATCTGGTTCGAAAGAACGGGTGTGCAACACCGACACCAGCTCGGTTGAAAATGGTCGCGTTCCGATCTACTACGCCTATCAGGATTGCAGCCTGGATACGACCGTTATCATGTACTGGTTTTTCTATGGCTATCAGGACACCTGCACAGGAAGCCTGGGATCCCATGATGCCGACTGGGAACGCGTAGCGGTGAAGATTCGCAACAATCGTGTGGAACGCGTGCAGTTCTATCAGCATGGTGGGCATTACACAAGAACGCCGGGGGAACTGGAATTCGTCGACGGCACGCATCCTGTGGCCTATGTCGGCAAGAATTCCCACGGGTCTTATCATGACTCGGGTGGGTCCGGCAGCTGTCTTTATTTCGAGGATTATCGCAATCCCGGATCGCGGGACCTTCGCATGCAAACCTGGAAAAATCTGGTGGAACTGAAGAATACCCCGGAGTCCCCGGAATGGATGCGCACGCAATCGGATGTTTACTTCGATGGCATTCCCGGACCGCTGGCGCGCGGCATCAATCTTTGCGCCCTGCCTGGCTGTGATGGAAAGGATTTTCAAATCGGATCGGCGCTGTGCTTTGGTCAATGCGGCTGTTCGAAGAGTTCGATCGGAGATTCGCCCTTTTAA
- the ggt gene encoding gamma-glutamyltransferase, with protein sequence MRSLFSFFFLGVLAMPQAWGYDRVTGLPHASRSEVIAQHGMAATSQPLATQVALDILKAGGSAVDAAIAANAMLGLTEPTGSGIGGDIFALVWDAKQKKLFGLNGSGRSPRTLTLAELQKRGLKKIPALGPLSVSVPGCVDGWTELHKKFGRLPLAQVLQPTIQYARQGFPVTEVIAYYWKRNAEKLKDFEGFSAIYQPGGKAPAAGEIFKNPALARTLEIIAAKGRDGFYTGPVAQAIADYMKKQGGYLSYEDLASHRSEWVEPISTRYRGHDVWQLPPNGQGLATLQILNLLEHYDIKAMGFDSPAYVHTLVESIKLAFADRAAYYADPAFVKQPIEQLASKTYAASRKKLIDPNKAALEVAPGEAILHQGDTVYLTTADKDGNMVSLIQSNFRGMGSGMTPGGLGFVLQDRGELFSLDPQHANVYAPGKRPFHTIIPGFVTKKGEPWLSFGVMGGSMQPQGQVQILVNMIDFGMNLQEAGDASRIYVSGTSEPTGEVMKDGGQVALESGFSLKTQDALTRMGHKLVPGRGEFGGYQAILWDPVQRVYRAASESRKDGHAAGY encoded by the coding sequence ATGCGTTCCTTATTTTCTTTCTTTTTTCTAGGCGTGCTCGCGATGCCCCAGGCCTGGGGCTATGATCGCGTCACGGGACTGCCTCATGCCAGTCGTTCGGAAGTCATAGCCCAGCATGGTATGGCCGCTACGAGTCAACCCCTTGCCACTCAAGTCGCCCTGGATATTTTAAAGGCCGGTGGTTCGGCCGTTGATGCGGCCATTGCCGCCAATGCAATGCTGGGACTCACAGAACCGACAGGCTCAGGGATCGGTGGTGATATCTTTGCTCTGGTTTGGGATGCCAAACAGAAAAAGTTATTCGGTTTGAATGGCAGCGGCCGCTCACCCAGGACCCTGACCCTCGCCGAACTGCAGAAGCGTGGATTGAAAAAGATCCCAGCTCTGGGTCCTTTGTCGGTCAGTGTACCCGGCTGCGTCGATGGCTGGACGGAGCTGCATAAAAAATTCGGGCGCCTGCCCCTGGCCCAGGTGCTTCAGCCGACGATACAGTATGCGCGCCAGGGTTTTCCCGTAACCGAGGTCATCGCCTACTATTGGAAACGCAACGCGGAAAAGCTGAAGGACTTCGAAGGATTTTCCGCCATCTATCAACCTGGTGGCAAGGCCCCAGCCGCGGGCGAGATCTTTAAAAATCCTGCTTTGGCACGCACGCTGGAAATTATTGCTGCCAAGGGGCGCGATGGTTTTTATACCGGACCGGTGGCTCAAGCTATTGCGGATTATATGAAAAAACAGGGCGGCTATCTCAGTTATGAAGACCTCGCGTCGCACCGTTCGGAATGGGTGGAACCGATCAGCACCCGCTATCGCGGCCATGATGTATGGCAGCTGCCTCCCAATGGACAGGGCCTCGCCACTCTTCAGATTCTGAATCTTCTGGAACACTATGACATCAAAGCCATGGGTTTTGACAGTCCTGCCTATGTGCATACGCTCGTCGAAAGTATCAAGCTGGCCTTTGCCGATCGCGCTGCGTATTACGCGGATCCGGCTTTCGTCAAACAACCGATTGAGCAGCTCGCATCGAAAACCTATGCGGCTTCTCGTAAGAAACTCATAGATCCCAACAAGGCTGCGCTGGAAGTGGCTCCAGGGGAAGCGATTCTGCATCAGGGTGATACCGTTTATCTCACCACGGCGGATAAAGACGGGAATATGGTTTCGCTCATTCAAAGCAATTTCCGTGGCATGGGTTCCGGCATGACTCCGGGTGGCCTTGGTTTCGTGCTGCAGGATCGCGGCGAACTCTTCAGCCTGGATCCTCAGCATGCCAATGTCTATGCCCCTGGCAAACGACCCTTCCATACTATAATTCCAGGCTTTGTGACGAAAAAAGGCGAACCCTGGCTCAGCTTCGGCGTGATGGGTGGGTCCATGCAGCCCCAGGGTCAGGTGCAAATTCTGGTGAATATGATCGACTTTGGAATGAATCTTCAGGAAGCCGGCGACGCGAGTCGGATCTATGTCTCAGGCACCAGCGAGCCTACAGGTGAAGTGATGAAGGATGGAGGCCAAGTCGCTCTTGAATCCGGCTTTTCCCTAAAAACCCAGGACGCCTTGACCCGCATGGGCCACAAGCTGGTTCCGGGTCGGGGTGAATTCGGCGGCTACCAGGCGATACTTTGGGACCCGGTTCAACGCGTGTACCGGGCTGCGAGTGAATCTCGAAAGGACGGGCATGCGGCAGGTTATTAG
- a CDS encoding translocation/assembly module TamB domain-containing protein — protein MRILRALLKVMLGLLITAAVLVGLALGGLYYVLNWPDFTIPEKSLRWVAANILEPMDINVTFKNLEARVVQTNENDWYERQLIVSSEGLDVTMPDFLKAQIPFLDLELVMNLHPQRLGLKRIGPIDLAETTLAVKLDRPDPRKKSEPFDMKSWMEKLRDVKIEPIHVGLASLLIERPDGLKIFSPVLDATLQQDNENDPYLSRLVVSGEGLDVVMPDLLSVYVPNLDMQLLVNHHPDQYGLKVLGPISVADASVAVQLEKPNPRKKSEPLDIKALLQPFKDTRVEPIQLGLKSLSVQRPDGLKVVTNRIDASLAQEAGNDPNLNRLVVTGEDLDVIVPEFLKTQVPGLEAQILLNHHPDRYGIKGIGPVAISNARLALKLAKEDPKKVRNKGKEKEAEPFDYEPWLDRLRQMKFEPMRIELKSLVVERPGEPTIEGQLLANLQRQAGNKWNFSIRADRVKGLPARRANFDLNVDLPEGPDLLPLAANVKGRADLGKLGSAQLTGDGRMEAEDVGQVRLNLISSFEGKRQEMRANGSLNKEKFALNVSGSAAHPVDMLQKVELNGCAWSGDIRRQGKPFLQSNLNCKVALTRMPAPEEKPFQDMLPKHFQFLVQGPVTIANWDKNPVFEAPMKISLTPLLSEFYTLRGQTSINFSGKVLEGTQGLNAEIDVSSQLVFQRFQPIVKKFQDTDFSIPAPFNTLDGRIYCIIEGRIQKMGAVMNLPLDCGTELSSATQSMYIKALGTIEKTTDQKPVIRLAIGLNKLTFELPKLALNGTVPQIFPDKRIMTAAERAKADGKTDDALPVTLDIRISTPPERPLTLITSLQPTPVPISIDLTLKGDRVDPIGSIGINQYRVSFLKKKAFVDHIRLILAPDEEQPLLDGLVVFQDPDVKINLKLSGSVDQPFYELESVPPRSPTELLSIVLYGGDPDALDEENLRSVDETRAAMVDGAIGLLSMYYLASTPIDSVGYNPYTGLFRARVRVAQGLSLTVGSDLGGARQSLTLRKRLTENWSFETGAETDEETHQSKGVAMFKWGRRY, from the coding sequence ATGAGAATCCTAAGAGCTCTTCTAAAAGTGATGCTGGGCCTTTTGATCACCGCTGCGGTCCTTGTGGGATTGGCTCTGGGCGGCCTTTATTATGTGCTGAACTGGCCCGATTTTACCATCCCCGAAAAATCCCTGCGCTGGGTCGCGGCGAATATCCTGGAGCCCATGGACATCAATGTGACGTTCAAGAATCTGGAAGCTCGCGTCGTTCAGACGAATGAAAACGACTGGTATGAACGGCAGCTCATCGTCAGCAGCGAAGGGCTGGATGTGACCATGCCCGACTTTTTAAAAGCCCAGATTCCTTTTTTGGACCTGGAGCTGGTCATGAATCTTCATCCCCAGCGTTTGGGGCTGAAACGCATAGGTCCCATTGATTTGGCTGAAACCACCCTGGCTGTGAAGCTGGATCGACCTGATCCGCGGAAAAAATCCGAGCCTTTCGATATGAAGTCCTGGATGGAGAAACTGCGGGATGTGAAAATCGAGCCTATTCATGTCGGCCTTGCCAGCCTTCTTATCGAAAGGCCCGACGGTCTTAAAATCTTTTCGCCTGTCCTGGATGCAACTCTGCAGCAGGATAACGAAAATGATCCCTATCTGAGCAGGCTGGTGGTGAGTGGCGAGGGCCTGGATGTGGTCATGCCGGACCTTCTGTCGGTTTATGTCCCGAACCTCGATATGCAGCTGCTGGTGAATCACCATCCCGATCAGTACGGATTAAAGGTTCTCGGTCCTATCAGCGTCGCCGACGCCAGCGTTGCCGTGCAGCTGGAAAAACCGAATCCCAGGAAAAAATCCGAACCCTTGGATATCAAGGCTCTTCTGCAGCCGTTCAAGGACACCCGTGTGGAGCCGATCCAACTGGGGCTGAAGAGTCTGAGCGTGCAGCGGCCGGATGGGCTCAAGGTGGTAACCAATCGAATCGATGCGAGCCTCGCCCAGGAAGCTGGGAACGACCCCAACCTGAATCGTCTGGTGGTCACGGGTGAGGACTTGGACGTGATCGTTCCTGAGTTTTTAAAGACGCAGGTCCCGGGTCTTGAGGCGCAGATCCTTCTGAATCATCATCCCGATCGTTATGGAATCAAAGGCATCGGGCCTGTCGCGATATCCAACGCGCGCCTCGCTTTGAAACTGGCCAAAGAGGATCCGAAGAAAGTTCGGAACAAAGGAAAAGAGAAGGAAGCGGAACCTTTTGATTATGAGCCATGGCTGGATCGTCTGCGGCAGATGAAATTCGAACCGATGCGGATCGAACTGAAGAGCCTTGTGGTCGAGCGGCCGGGTGAACCCACGATCGAAGGCCAGCTTCTGGCCAATCTGCAAAGGCAGGCCGGGAACAAGTGGAATTTTAGTATCAGAGCCGATCGGGTCAAAGGGCTTCCGGCGCGAAGAGCGAACTTTGATCTGAATGTGGATTTGCCGGAAGGACCGGATCTTCTTCCCCTTGCTGCGAACGTGAAAGGCCGGGCAGACCTGGGCAAGCTGGGCAGCGCGCAGCTCACGGGTGATGGTCGCATGGAGGCCGAGGATGTGGGCCAGGTGCGGCTCAATCTGATTTCAAGCTTTGAAGGCAAACGCCAGGAGATGCGGGCCAACGGCAGTTTGAACAAGGAAAAGTTTGCGCTGAACGTCAGCGGTTCGGCCGCGCATCCTGTGGATATGCTGCAGAAAGTTGAGCTGAATGGCTGCGCCTGGAGCGGGGATATTCGGCGTCAGGGCAAACCCTTCCTGCAGTCGAATTTGAACTGCAAGGTGGCTTTGACCCGAATGCCGGCACCCGAAGAAAAACCCTTCCAGGATATGCTGCCCAAGCACTTTCAATTTTTGGTGCAGGGACCGGTGACCATTGCGAACTGGGATAAGAATCCCGTGTTCGAAGCTCCCATGAAGATATCTCTGACTCCGCTTTTAAGCGAATTCTATACGCTGCGCGGTCAGACCTCGATCAATTTCAGCGGCAAGGTACTGGAAGGCACGCAGGGATTGAATGCAGAAATTGACGTCAGCTCGCAGCTGGTCTTCCAAAGGTTCCAGCCGATCGTGAAGAAATTCCAGGACACGGATTTTTCGATACCGGCCCCGTTCAATACCCTGGATGGCCGCATCTACTGCATCATCGAAGGACGCATTCAGAAGATGGGTGCGGTGATGAATCTGCCTCTCGATTGCGGCACCGAACTGTCATCGGCGACGCAGTCCATGTATATCAAGGCGCTGGGGACTATCGAGAAAACCACCGATCAAAAGCCGGTCATTCGGCTGGCGATCGGTCTGAATAAACTCACCTTTGAATTGCCGAAGCTGGCTCTGAACGGAACCGTGCCCCAGATTTTTCCGGATAAAAGGATCATGACCGCTGCGGAAAGAGCCAAGGCGGATGGCAAGACGGATGACGCCCTGCCGGTGACCTTGGATATTCGGATCAGTACGCCTCCCGAAAGGCCTTTGACTTTGATCACAAGCCTTCAGCCCACGCCGGTGCCGATCAGCATTGATTTGACTCTGAAAGGGGATCGCGTGGATCCCATCGGTTCCATAGGAATCAATCAGTATCGCGTCAGCTTTTTGAAGAAGAAGGCTTTCGTGGATCATATCCGCTTGATTCTGGCTCCCGACGAAGAGCAGCCTTTGCTCGATGGCCTTGTGGTGTTTCAGGACCCGGACGTCAAAATCAATTTGAAACTGTCTGGCAGCGTTGATCAGCCGTTCTATGAGCTGGAAAGCGTGCCACCAAGGTCCCCGACCGAGCTTCTTTCGATCGTCCTTTATGGAGGCGATCCGGATGCCTTGGATGAAGAGAACCTGCGTTCCGTGGATGAAACCAGGGCCGCGATGGTCGATGGCGCCATCGGACTCCTGTCCATGTATTACCTTGCGTCCACGCCGATTGATAGCGTGGGCTACAATCCATACACGGGTCTTTTCCGTGCGCGTGTGCGGGTGGCTCAGGGACTTTCCTTGACGGTGGGATCGGATCTGGGCGGCGCCCGTCAGTCTCTGACCCTGCGCAAACGATTGACCGAGAACTGGTCGTTTGAAACAGGGGCCGAGACGGACGAGGAAACGCATCAGAGCAAGGGCGTGGCCATGTTTAAATGGGGCCGGCGTTACTAA
- a CDS encoding hybrid sensor histidine kinase/response regulator, producing the protein MQSAEPTKVLAIDDDPDICFYIQEILERNNCVVTLTERGREALRLLATETFDIVLADVRLPDLDGVSILEHVRLSGSEIPFVLITGFSENDPIISSLRLGAVDYLTKPFTPSDLEKSLRRALDRKKRQDWSRHLYQISENADLTLHEKIQKILLLTADMLAMDFGCIVRSSAGSHGLSFTSGQTEDELDAINEIYQNHMLTHLPGIQANREPSSGESQGVAWAAVPLRMNQDIQGAFCFFKRGQKPALGQDTLRSVLQLTEISVSRLLEAEENALIIANQKNMIMAAQNLSSLGALANSLVIQIESDLTDIAGRTVMVEKLLESKDASSTPSIQGVLDSIGTDVKRMGRIVKSVRSIAEGKGESRQLFAIHAVLEEALELFRCKIQARPLRLTVGALPQDLYIQGDSAQILQVFLILLSNSLDAIEDLRDEWITIEPKRTGKTLQISFTDSGRNLPVHLHEQVFHPFVNAPEGVRDPGLGLGLARHYTEAHHGTLGMDPASPNTRFVLQFHKLRDAAGQPL; encoded by the coding sequence ATGCAGTCAGCCGAGCCGACCAAAGTCCTCGCGATTGATGACGATCCCGATATTTGCTTTTACATCCAGGAAATCCTGGAGCGGAACAATTGCGTCGTGACGCTGACCGAACGCGGTCGCGAGGCCCTGCGCCTCCTGGCCACCGAAACCTTCGATATCGTCCTGGCCGATGTCCGCCTGCCGGATCTGGATGGCGTCAGTATACTCGAACACGTTCGACTCTCGGGCTCCGAGATTCCCTTCGTCCTGATCACAGGCTTTTCCGAGAACGACCCCATCATCTCCAGCTTAAGGCTCGGTGCTGTTGACTATTTAACCAAGCCCTTCACCCCATCCGACCTGGAAAAATCTCTGCGCCGCGCTCTTGATCGCAAAAAGCGCCAGGACTGGAGTCGTCATCTGTATCAGATTTCCGAAAATGCGGATCTCACGCTGCACGAAAAAATCCAAAAGATCCTGCTCCTGACCGCTGACATGCTCGCTATGGATTTCGGCTGCATCGTCCGCAGCAGCGCCGGGTCTCATGGCCTCAGTTTTACCTCGGGCCAAACCGAGGACGAGCTTGATGCGATCAACGAGATCTATCAAAACCATATGCTAACCCACCTTCCAGGCATTCAGGCCAACCGCGAACCGTCCTCGGGTGAATCCCAAGGCGTGGCCTGGGCCGCCGTTCCTTTGCGCATGAATCAGGATATCCAGGGCGCCTTCTGCTTCTTTAAAAGGGGTCAGAAACCTGCGCTGGGACAGGACACGCTGCGCTCTGTCCTGCAGCTGACTGAAATTTCCGTCAGCCGTCTTTTGGAAGCCGAGGAAAACGCGCTCATCATAGCCAATCAGAAAAACATGATCATGGCCGCGCAGAATCTTTCCAGCCTCGGCGCCCTGGCCAATAGCCTTGTCATCCAGATCGAAAGTGATCTGACCGATATCGCCGGCAGGACTGTGATGGTGGAAAAACTTTTGGAAAGCAAAGACGCCAGCAGCACGCCCAGTATTCAAGGCGTCCTCGATTCCATCGGCACGGATGTCAAACGCATGGGCCGCATCGTGAAAAGCGTGCGAAGCATTGCCGAAGGCAAAGGCGAATCCCGGCAACTGTTCGCCATTCATGCCGTGCTTGAAGAGGCTCTGGAACTCTTCCGCTGCAAAATTCAGGCGCGCCCCCTGCGTTTAACCGTTGGCGCTCTTCCGCAGGATCTTTACATCCAGGGTGATTCCGCTCAGATCCTTCAGGTTTTTCTGATTCTTTTGAGCAACAGCCTCGATGCCATCGAAGACCTGCGTGACGAATGGATAACGATCGAACCCAAAAGGACTGGCAAAACCCTGCAGATCAGCTTCACCGACAGCGGACGCAATCTGCCCGTGCATCTGCATGAGCAGGTTTTCCACCCTTTCGTGAATGCACCCGAAGGCGTTCGCGATCCAGGCCTCGGACTGGGCCTTGCCCGGCACTATACGGAAGCGCATCACGGCACATTGGGGATGGATCCCGCGAGTCCGAACACCCGTTTCGTTTTGCAATTTCATAAGTTGCGCGATGCCGCGGGACAGCCGCTCTAG
- a CDS encoding autotransporter assembly complex protein TamA, translating to MEAAERLSSRPIFGWTDPGKRMMNGTAVSLIFLVTGILLGSTLGLSETKEEDPAEQRELCDNVVLEFDFDMTFTATERRLVCGSPGVQSWENIPLRQAQFHMMNFLAARGYHDPEFRVVDNKLYVKPGLPTLIKSLRLVPEIPELEVQNFWLPRGRPLNPDELNAIEQWASAKLGREGYPCASVQTRGDPKTGEVEILIDKGPLWTIKEIESNPIPGVRGGMLDRYRAFDIGDRYNSMLLDISAERLKASEVVVNANYRPNCKGEPGVVEQRTLAGKPRLVSFGIGFDSENLFLIRAGWRNSRWSETASMLDVSATASYHQQKFLTTFDWYYLPVPSHHYLKTYARVQREFEKRYEARSIKASMAPAFAGDIWGIRGDIYLGPSLLFENTIRGEGPANARLLTVDVGIAGQSHPYEYFNYLAAPQSGYEFSLFASTSDKGVASNVSATTYTLDFTRLWNLLSLEPEIWIFGIRGSFATTRAGRDTNYNDLPPSFKYALGGSEDLRGFGRKALPTEGSGALTKAYLGSELRLNNSLPYHLQPFVFADWGKLGQKALDLDPTLFWSPGLGVRWGSPIGVLRFMLGHGFVSGEGQEQYKELEALQFYASIGEQF from the coding sequence ATGGAAGCAGCGGAGAGGCTAAGCTCGCGTCCTATATTCGGATGGACCGACCCTGGGAAGCGCATGATGAATGGAACGGCAGTCAGCCTGATTTTTTTAGTGACAGGTATCCTTTTAGGCTCAACTTTGGGGCTCTCTGAAACCAAGGAGGAGGATCCTGCAGAGCAAAGGGAACTTTGCGATAACGTCGTCCTTGAATTTGATTTTGATATGACGTTCACGGCCACTGAGCGGCGCCTTGTCTGCGGCAGCCCCGGCGTGCAGTCCTGGGAAAATATTCCTCTGCGCCAGGCGCAGTTTCACATGATGAATTTCCTTGCAGCCCGGGGCTACCATGACCCGGAATTCCGCGTCGTGGATAACAAGCTCTATGTGAAGCCCGGCCTGCCCACACTGATTAAATCCCTGCGCCTCGTTCCTGAGATTCCCGAACTGGAGGTGCAGAATTTCTGGTTGCCCCGTGGGCGTCCTTTGAATCCCGATGAATTGAACGCGATCGAGCAGTGGGCGAGCGCGAAGCTCGGACGCGAAGGTTATCCCTGCGCCTCGGTGCAAACCCGCGGCGATCCCAAAACGGGAGAGGTTGAAATCCTTATCGACAAAGGCCCGCTCTGGACCATCAAGGAAATCGAATCGAATCCTATTCCCGGCGTGCGCGGCGGCATGCTCGATCGCTATCGCGCCTTTGATATCGGTGATCGCTATAATTCCATGCTGCTCGATATTTCCGCAGAGCGTCTGAAGGCCTCCGAAGTCGTGGTGAACGCCAACTATCGCCCCAACTGCAAAGGCGAGCCAGGCGTTGTCGAACAAAGGACGCTGGCCGGGAAACCGCGGCTCGTAAGTTTTGGGATCGGCTTTGATTCGGAAAACCTATTTCTGATCCGCGCGGGCTGGCGGAACAGCCGTTGGTCGGAAACCGCCTCGATGCTTGATGTGTCGGCGACGGCGTCCTATCATCAGCAGAAATTCCTGACCACCTTTGACTGGTATTATCTGCCTGTCCCTTCGCATCATTACCTGAAGACCTATGCACGCGTGCAAAGGGAATTCGAAAAGCGCTATGAAGCGCGTTCCATCAAAGCGTCGATGGCGCCTGCCTTCGCCGGTGACATCTGGGGCATACGCGGGGATATTTATCTGGGCCCTTCGCTTCTTTTTGAGAATACCATCCGTGGTGAAGGACCCGCGAACGCAAGGCTTTTGACGGTGGATGTTGGAATCGCTGGTCAGTCGCACCCCTATGAGTATTTCAATTACCTGGCGGCCCCGCAATCCGGATATGAATTCAGCCTTTTCGCCAGCACCAGTGACAAAGGCGTGGCATCGAACGTGTCAGCAACGACTTACACCTTGGATTTTACAAGGCTTTGGAACCTCCTGAGCCTGGAGCCGGAGATCTGGATCTTTGGAATTCGCGGCAGTTTTGCCACGACGCGGGCCGGTCGGGACACGAATTATAATGATCTTCCCCCTTCTTTCAAATATGCATTGGGTGGTTCCGAGGATCTGCGCGGTTTTGGACGCAAGGCCCTGCCCACAGAGGGTTCAGGCGCTTTGACCAAGGCCTATTTGGGAAGCGAATTGCGGCTGAATAATAGCCTGCCGTATCATCTGCAGCCCTTTGTCTTTGCCGACTGGGGGAAATTGGGGCAGAAAGCCCTGGATCTTGATCCCACGCTTTTCTGGTCACCAGGACTTGGCGTGCGCTGGGGTTCGCCTATCGGCGTTCTGCGCTTCATGCTGGGTCATGGTTTTGTTTCGGGTGAAGGGCAGGAGCAATACAAGGAACTTGAAGCGCTACAATTCTATGCAAGTATCGGGGAGCAATTCTAA
- a CDS encoding response regulator transcription factor, translating into MSAKSIWILEDDLQMQAIYEDMLSRHYKLTLFSSLQEFRDGLKSLPLPDLMILDLMCPDGSLHSIFDDLAPRLQETPFLIVSGLDEQDAIRSSFKVGALDFISKPFSKSELQVKIDIFLNRLASQDACISAVKLDPLSMTLFTKSARSSELTAKEYRILSLFLQAPEQIVPRKHLVMTLWKDINVSEKTLDVHLSNIRRKIAALGLTVVCTDAGYELQPAGHPSAST; encoded by the coding sequence ATGTCAGCTAAAAGCATATGGATTCTGGAAGACGATCTGCAGATGCAGGCCATCTACGAAGATATGCTCAGCCGTCACTATAAGCTGACCCTTTTCTCCAGCCTCCAGGAATTCCGCGACGGACTGAAAAGCCTCCCTCTTCCTGATCTGATGATACTCGACCTCATGTGTCCCGATGGAAGCCTTCACTCGATTTTTGATGATCTGGCGCCCAGACTGCAGGAAACGCCATTTCTGATCGTCAGTGGTCTGGATGAGCAGGACGCCATCCGCAGTAGCTTCAAGGTCGGCGCTCTTGATTTCATCTCCAAGCCCTTCAGCAAATCGGAGCTGCAGGTCAAGATTGATATCTTCCTGAATCGCCTTGCCAGTCAGGACGCCTGCATTTCGGCAGTGAAGCTCGACCCTTTAAGCATGACCCTTTTCACCAAGAGCGCGCGTTCGAGTGAGCTGACAGCCAAGGAATATCGCATTTTGAGCCTTTTTTTACAGGCTCCCGAGCAGATCGTGCCCCGGAAGCATTTGGTGATGACGCTCTGGAAGGATATCAACGTTTCCGAGAAGACCCTGGATGTGCACCTCAGCAACATTCGCCGGAAAATAGCTGCGCTGGGCCTGACCGTCGTCTGCACCGATGCGGGCTACGAACTGCAGCCAGCAGGCCATCCGTCCGCCTCCACGTAA